The following proteins are encoded in a genomic region of Kosakonia oryzae:
- a CDS encoding MFS transporter, which yields MIRKNRKVTIPVSIGYGMTDIMGGGAFTVIGAWLLFFYTTFVGLSPIEAASIVAIARIVDAIVSLFMGRFTDHFYKNYFGKKFGRRRFFLLIGAPLMLVYILLWLDGMNFLFYLAVYLAFEVIAAMVLIPWETLPSEMTKDFNERTKLSTCRMFLSAAGTFLATFIPGVLIGWLGEKNADAYLINGIVFAVLFMLCVFISWRVTWERELTPQMLAEMEKSYQPTSASQKLQVLFTLFKDYASTLKVRAFRKHLAIYLFSFTAKDVYNTVFVFFCVYCLHVSSSLAGTLLSMSIVGLPVTLAAGVAMIKYGPSRLYVFAYSVMILCLGGFFLVYQFPTENKVVLLVILAGVYQVGRCVLEFTPWNVFPFIPDIDEMISGQRREGLFAAVMTFSRKTTVAIATFIVGLLLQSGGFVKGSQVQPQEAVTTIVMLLFVGTVGLLLVALWQALTFHLNKRTHKIFVDELDRLKANGLKQNVAPQAREVVEDLTGYAYEKLWCKDSASQSEPVTLNNAVALRK from the coding sequence ATGATCCGCAAAAACCGGAAAGTCACCATTCCCGTCAGTATCGGCTACGGCATGACGGATATTATGGGCGGCGGCGCATTTACCGTTATTGGTGCATGGTTACTCTTTTTCTATACCACCTTCGTGGGCTTGTCGCCGATTGAAGCAGCGTCGATCGTGGCGATTGCCCGTATTGTTGATGCTATCGTCAGCTTATTTATGGGGCGCTTCACCGACCACTTCTACAAAAACTATTTCGGCAAGAAATTTGGCCGCCGTCGGTTTTTCTTGCTAATCGGCGCACCATTAATGCTGGTTTATATTTTGTTGTGGCTCGACGGGATGAATTTTCTCTTTTATCTCGCCGTGTACCTGGCATTTGAAGTTATCGCGGCAATGGTGCTTATTCCGTGGGAAACGCTGCCTTCGGAAATGACCAAAGACTTTAATGAGCGCACTAAGCTTTCTACCTGTCGTATGTTTCTTTCCGCTGCCGGTACATTCCTCGCCACGTTTATTCCCGGCGTGTTGATTGGCTGGCTGGGGGAGAAAAACGCCGATGCCTACCTGATTAACGGTATCGTTTTTGCCGTGCTGTTTATGCTCTGCGTGTTTATTTCCTGGCGAGTCACCTGGGAACGTGAATTAACGCCGCAAATGCTGGCGGAGATGGAAAAGAGCTACCAGCCAACCAGCGCGAGCCAGAAATTGCAGGTGCTTTTCACTCTGTTTAAAGATTACGCTTCAACGCTCAAAGTGCGGGCTTTCCGTAAACATCTGGCAATCTATCTGTTCTCATTCACGGCAAAAGACGTCTATAACACGGTGTTTGTTTTCTTCTGCGTCTACTGCCTGCACGTCTCCTCCTCACTGGCGGGAACCCTGCTGTCGATGAGTATTGTCGGGCTGCCGGTAACGCTGGCGGCGGGCGTGGCGATGATTAAGTACGGCCCATCGCGGCTTTATGTTTTCGCCTACAGCGTGATGATCCTGTGCCTGGGCGGTTTCTTCCTGGTGTACCAGTTCCCGACGGAGAACAAAGTGGTATTGCTGGTGATTCTTGCCGGGGTGTACCAGGTTGGTCGCTGTGTGCTGGAGTTCACGCCGTGGAACGTTTTCCCGTTCATTCCGGATATTGACGAAATGATTTCCGGCCAGCGGCGGGAAGGGCTATTTGCCGCCGTCATGACTTTCTCACGCAAAACCACCGTCGCGATTGCCACCTTTATTGTTGGTCTGTTGCTGCAAAGCGGCGGCTTCGTTAAAGGCAGCCAGGTACAGCCGCAGGAAGCGGTGACCACCATTGTGATGCTGCTGTTTGTCGGCACCGTTGGGTTATTGCTGGTGGCATTGTGGCAGGCGCTGACATTCCATTTGAACAAGCGCACGCATAAGATTTTCGTTGATGAACTCGATCGTCTGAAAGCGAACGGTCTGAAACAGAATGTTGCGCCGCAAGCGCGGGAGGTGGTGGAAGATCTGACCGGTTATGCCTATGAAAAACTGTGGTGTAAAGATTCTGCGAGCCAGTCTGAACCGGTCACGCTAAATAACGCGGTGGCGCTACGGAAATAA
- a CDS encoding carbohydrate-binding protein: MKIKIIALAVALFSANNALATENISLDMYRQLLPKDSAGQIDYDLHLADKLSLPYHCNIKQDSEGRYEIDLDNCEHHDLDWKKDRSGLVKLDLLGDSSDATMVEHKLWAMAFAQAYVSTMIQMQFGLDKENGTFDLQRPFGVGESFGNYFARNMGPNYFVSKGLQESSLGRDLPAPSEEGDDGVLQIEYPGSAWSELQGTGGGGFPRIFGMMQPKKILDSFSGPARNIIGSAVTSGFYNGSVIGINTGSLPWDKNKTDTTVRIQDFIQGSKDKDTLAMVMSYMYNRGPYSVKELLLKSEQSFQHCMALTDHLESDPACFVQLNDFGTRYIRQIPYVTQMLNEASQKEETRYETQLTRLDVSNYFDLLARYGFYSNAEMAKAKPAAMARFDELAKNGEISWSHDFAKVLEALMVELPVTQFAEKSPIDESLVSTLTNSDDQRLFLSVADNVGTIVSHDWLEPNAKIALMPGSQVQQAAFENGAGMDCATLIQDQLSSLGGAAPVHLFIQQENGQCAISQEGDETPSEKPGIPQNLQASNITTTTVTLSWKKVAGDVARYQVYRNGELLESPQSESFTDSNLKPGTAYVYQVAAEFSNGLVSELSASLNVKTLADDADETPAPGDVKPWAEGTVYKAGDRVSYNGKTYSCLQAHSAIVGWDPASVPALWKLESAR; this comes from the coding sequence ATGAAAATTAAAATTATCGCACTGGCCGTGGCGCTATTCAGTGCTAATAATGCATTGGCTACCGAAAATATCTCTCTTGATATGTATCGTCAGTTATTACCAAAAGATTCCGCAGGCCAGATTGATTATGACCTGCATCTGGCGGATAAATTATCACTGCCGTATCACTGCAATATTAAGCAAGACAGTGAAGGCCGTTATGAAATTGATCTGGATAACTGCGAACATCATGACCTTGACTGGAAAAAAGATCGTTCCGGCTTGGTAAAACTGGATCTGCTGGGTGATAGCTCCGATGCCACCATGGTTGAACATAAGTTGTGGGCGATGGCCTTCGCGCAAGCCTATGTCAGTACGATGATCCAGATGCAGTTCGGGCTGGACAAAGAGAACGGTACCTTTGATTTGCAGCGTCCTTTCGGCGTGGGTGAGAGCTTTGGTAACTATTTCGCGCGCAATATGGGGCCGAACTACTTTGTCTCTAAAGGGCTTCAGGAGAGCTCATTAGGCCGCGATCTTCCTGCGCCATCGGAAGAAGGGGATGACGGCGTGCTGCAAATTGAATATCCGGGCAGCGCCTGGAGTGAATTGCAGGGCACTGGCGGCGGCGGTTTCCCGCGTATTTTTGGTATGATGCAGCCGAAAAAAATCCTCGACTCCTTCTCCGGTCCGGCACGCAATATTATTGGCTCGGCCGTAACCAGCGGCTTTTATAACGGTTCCGTCATTGGAATTAACACCGGTTCTCTGCCGTGGGATAAAAATAAGACCGATACGACAGTGCGTATTCAGGACTTTATTCAGGGCAGTAAGGATAAAGATACATTAGCGATGGTAATGAGCTACATGTACAACCGTGGCCCCTATTCCGTGAAAGAACTTCTGCTGAAAAGCGAGCAAAGTTTCCAGCATTGTATGGCTCTGACAGACCACCTGGAGAGCGATCCGGCCTGTTTCGTTCAGTTGAATGATTTCGGCACTCGCTATATTCGCCAGATTCCGTATGTCACTCAAATGCTTAACGAAGCAAGCCAGAAAGAAGAAACCCGCTATGAAACGCAACTGACGCGCCTTGATGTCAGCAACTACTTCGACCTGCTGGCACGCTATGGTTTCTACAGCAATGCGGAGATGGCGAAAGCCAAGCCTGCCGCGATGGCCCGCTTCGATGAACTGGCGAAAAACGGCGAGATTTCCTGGTCTCACGATTTTGCCAAAGTTCTGGAAGCGCTGATGGTGGAACTGCCGGTCACCCAGTTTGCCGAGAAGAGCCCCATTGACGAGTCGCTGGTTTCTACGCTGACCAACAGTGACGACCAGCGTCTGTTCCTCTCCGTGGCGGATAATGTGGGCACGATCGTCTCGCACGACTGGCTGGAGCCGAACGCTAAAATCGCGCTGATGCCGGGTAGCCAGGTGCAGCAGGCCGCCTTTGAAAATGGCGCGGGTATGGATTGTGCGACGCTGATCCAGGATCAGCTCAGCAGCCTGGGCGGCGCGGCACCGGTGCATCTTTTCATTCAGCAGGAGAATGGTCAGTGCGCGATCAGCCAGGAAGGGGATGAAACCCCGTCCGAAAAACCGGGCATTCCGCAGAACCTTCAGGCCAGCAATATCACCACCACCACCGTAACCTTAAGCTGGAAAAAAGTGGCCGGTGATGTCGCTCGCTATCAGGTATACCGTAATGGCGAACTGCTCGAAAGCCCGCAGTCAGAGTCATTTACCGACAGCAATCTGAAGCCAGGCACTGCGTACGTTTACCAGGTCGCAGCGGAGTTCAGCAACGGTTTAGTGTCCGAACTCAGCGCATCGCTGAATGTGAAAACGTTAGCCGATGATGCGGACGAAACGCCAGCGCCGGGTGATGTTAAGCCGTGGGCAGAAGGCACCGTGTATAAAGCTGGCGATCGCGTGTCGTACAACGGCAAAACCTATTCCTGCCTGCAAGCGCACAGCGCTATTGTCGGCTGGGATCCGGCCAGCGTTCCGGCACTCTGGAAGCTTGAAAGCGCCCGTTAA
- the pstS gene encoding phosphate ABC transporter substrate-binding protein PstS translates to MATFNASVRLMAAALALSTTTVFAATNVTGAGGTFPAPVYAKWAAEYQKQVGPEINYQGIGSSGGIKQILAKTVDFGASDAPMSDDDLAKNGLFQFPTVIGGVVLAVNIPGVKSGELTLDGKTLGDIYLGTIKKWNDPAITKLNPKVKLPDTNINVVRRADGSGTSFVFTSYLSKVNADWASKIGKGSTVNWPVGLGGKGNDGVAAFVQRLPGSIGYVEYAYAKQNNLTWTKLFDADGKVVEPSQQSFSNSAKGADWSKSFAQDLTFQKGKDAWPISSTTFILVYKKQDDAAKGAEVLKFFDWSYKNGNAIASSLDYAPLPDSVTSQVRAAWKANVKDASGKALF, encoded by the coding sequence ATGGCAACGTTTAATGCATCTGTTCGCCTGATGGCCGCAGCACTTGCACTTTCTACGACTACCGTTTTCGCAGCAACCAATGTGACTGGCGCAGGCGGGACCTTCCCGGCTCCGGTATACGCAAAGTGGGCCGCTGAATATCAGAAACAAGTGGGCCCTGAGATCAACTACCAGGGAATTGGCTCTTCTGGCGGTATCAAACAGATCCTTGCAAAAACCGTTGATTTCGGCGCATCCGACGCCCCAATGAGCGATGACGATTTGGCAAAAAATGGCCTGTTCCAGTTCCCGACGGTAATTGGCGGTGTGGTGCTGGCGGTGAACATCCCGGGTGTGAAATCCGGCGAGCTGACTCTGGATGGTAAAACGCTGGGTGATATCTACCTGGGCACCATCAAAAAATGGAACGATCCGGCGATCACTAAGCTGAACCCAAAAGTAAAACTGCCGGACACCAATATCAACGTTGTGCGTCGTGCAGATGGCTCCGGCACGTCATTCGTCTTCACCAGCTATCTGTCTAAAGTGAACGCAGACTGGGCAAGCAAAATTGGTAAAGGTTCAACCGTTAACTGGCCGGTCGGTCTCGGCGGTAAAGGCAACGACGGCGTAGCCGCTTTCGTACAGCGCCTGCCGGGTTCCATTGGATATGTGGAATATGCCTATGCCAAACAGAACAACCTGACCTGGACCAAATTGTTTGATGCCGACGGCAAAGTGGTTGAACCGTCGCAGCAGAGCTTCAGCAACAGCGCCAAAGGGGCTGACTGGAGCAAATCTTTCGCCCAGGATCTGACCTTCCAGAAAGGCAAAGACGCATGGCCGATCTCCTCCACGACCTTTATCCTGGTCTACAAAAAACAGGATGACGCAGCGAAAGGCGCAGAAGTGCTGAAATTCTTCGACTGGTCTTACAAAAACGGTAACGCGATTGCGAGCAGCCTCGATTATGCGCCGCTGCCGGATTCTGTAACCAGCCAGGTTCGTGCCGCCTGGAAAGCGAATGTCAAAGACGCTTCCGGCAAAGCGCTGTTCTAA
- a CDS encoding methyl-accepting chemotaxis protein, giving the protein MKNISVRVALSGAISIFVLIIVAISSVGFFAFTRSTNTTEFIHNSDSRVILINDIYKDSARTRAGFALVYASLLKEGKTEAWVFKNIQTTHERMLANLRKFETLPVMDSRDEEIKTELVTSAGALNTLLDKAEQLLKAGDVQSYYDVNVQQIDKAGGRFSAALEKYQKSTNETVNNLMDEQQRQYHQLLWIMFIGLLLALLISVAVLYVLRNVILRPLNYAVEHLDIVAKGDLTTNIQVAGNNEIGKLLNAIRGMQESLRNLVAQVRNGVDEIHVGSREIAAGNLDLSSRTEEQASSLEETAASMEQLASIVKQNADNAYQANLLALKASDIAESGGKAVSEVVQTMNEIATSSSKIADIVSMIDSISFQTNILALNAAVEAARAGEQGKGFAVVASEVRTLAQRSASAAKEIKDLIQNSTDRVNAGTEQVGRAGAAMLEIVTSVKHVTDTVAEISHASREQATGIDQVNLAVSQMDGVTQQNASLVEQAAAAANSLELQASALAEAISTFRVNNEAANRSSDRLTVAYTPS; this is encoded by the coding sequence ATGAAAAATATTTCTGTCAGAGTGGCGCTGTCAGGGGCCATATCGATATTTGTATTGATTATTGTAGCTATCTCATCCGTGGGTTTTTTCGCATTCACCCGTTCAACAAACACGACTGAATTTATTCACAATTCTGACAGTCGGGTAATCCTGATTAATGATATCTACAAAGACTCGGCCCGTACACGTGCCGGTTTTGCGCTGGTCTACGCCAGTTTGTTAAAAGAGGGAAAAACGGAGGCATGGGTATTTAAAAATATTCAGACCACGCACGAAAGGATGCTGGCCAACCTGCGAAAATTTGAAACTCTGCCGGTGATGGATAGCCGGGATGAAGAGATAAAAACCGAACTGGTTACCTCGGCTGGCGCGCTGAATACACTCCTTGATAAGGCTGAGCAATTACTGAAGGCAGGGGACGTACAAAGTTACTACGACGTTAACGTGCAGCAAATTGATAAAGCCGGCGGGCGTTTCTCAGCCGCGCTCGAAAAATATCAAAAAAGTACCAATGAAACGGTTAATAATTTGATGGATGAGCAACAAAGACAATACCACCAATTATTATGGATTATGTTTATAGGATTGTTGCTTGCTCTTTTAATTAGTGTTGCTGTTTTGTATGTTCTGCGTAATGTAATATTACGGCCGCTAAACTATGCTGTTGAACATCTTGATATCGTCGCCAAAGGTGATTTAACAACAAATATTCAGGTGGCCGGTAATAATGAAATCGGCAAACTTCTCAACGCTATTCGTGGTATGCAGGAGAGCCTGCGCAATTTAGTCGCGCAGGTTCGAAACGGGGTGGATGAAATACATGTGGGTTCCCGGGAGATTGCCGCAGGGAATTTAGATCTTTCATCCCGCACGGAAGAACAGGCATCCTCGCTTGAAGAAACGGCGGCCTCAATGGAACAGCTTGCCTCCATCGTGAAGCAGAATGCTGACAACGCGTACCAGGCGAATTTGCTGGCGCTCAAGGCGTCAGATATTGCCGAATCGGGCGGTAAAGCGGTGTCGGAAGTGGTTCAGACCATGAACGAAATTGCGACAAGCTCCAGCAAAATTGCTGACATTGTCTCCATGATCGACAGCATCTCTTTCCAGACGAACATTCTGGCACTCAATGCCGCCGTTGAAGCCGCCAGAGCCGGTGAGCAAGGGAAAGGTTTTGCGGTCGTCGCCAGTGAAGTGCGTACGCTGGCTCAGCGTTCCGCTTCAGCGGCTAAAGAGATCAAAGATCTGATCCAGAACTCAACGGACAGGGTCAACGCGGGGACTGAGCAAGTCGGGCGGGCGGGGGCTGCCATGCTCGAAATTGTGACGTCCGTTAAACATGTGACTGATACCGTTGCGGAAATATCACATGCTTCGCGCGAACAGGCCACCGGGATCGATCAGGTTAATCTTGCCGTTTCGCAGATGGATGGCGTCACTCAGCAGAACGCCTCGCTGGTTGAACAAGCCGCAGCCGCAGCCAATTCACTGGAGCTACAAGCCAGCGCGCTGGCGGAGGCGATATCCACTTTTCGGGTGAATAATGAAGCGGCCAACCGTTCCAGCGATAGATTAACTGTGGCTTACACTCCCTCATAA
- a CDS encoding cycle-inhibiting factor, with protein MKNTISPFYSSQFDLNIQDYTNPQNVVVQKHISSSHSVYNRSTQYVLDFAILSSLNLRANVLLNSVDNAIPLHHKSPSALLKAIDDNIEQTAKEWGCSTMEVEAMLGSSKRINEPVCGITANNVMKLFLDTDHFSYDFERGQTLSLPQLQQQLFNLPAYKHFVLRVNDSRLGHAYVIDLPDNEKPQREAFLYQSDLGDGAMRPLRLKDWMNKKASHPLSLNDINAHFINMTDGNIDPEHIAKLFDIDGNPKMLRLERLNSYNYQGFNFQLAEYDPKNLENNVAAIKARCS; from the coding sequence ATGAAAAATACAATCTCTCCTTTTTATTCTTCTCAGTTTGATTTAAATATACAGGATTATACCAACCCACAAAATGTGGTCGTTCAAAAACATATTTCGTCTTCGCACAGCGTATATAACCGTTCAACCCAATACGTACTGGATTTTGCAATATTAAGCTCCTTAAATTTGAGAGCTAACGTGCTGTTGAACAGCGTTGACAACGCTATACCCCTCCACCATAAAAGCCCGTCCGCATTGCTGAAAGCGATCGATGACAATATTGAGCAGACGGCAAAAGAGTGGGGATGCTCAACAATGGAAGTTGAAGCGATGCTGGGAAGCAGCAAACGTATCAATGAGCCAGTCTGCGGTATAACGGCAAATAACGTGATGAAGTTGTTCCTCGATACCGATCATTTCAGCTACGATTTCGAGCGAGGGCAAACGCTCTCCCTGCCACAGCTTCAGCAGCAATTATTCAACTTACCTGCCTATAAGCATTTTGTTTTGCGTGTTAACGACTCACGGTTAGGACACGCTTACGTCATTGATCTTCCTGATAATGAGAAGCCACAACGTGAGGCGTTTCTTTATCAGTCAGATTTAGGCGATGGTGCAATGCGTCCATTGCGTTTAAAGGATTGGATGAATAAAAAAGCTTCGCACCCGCTGTCGTTGAACGATATCAATGCGCACTTTATCAATATGACGGATGGCAATATAGACCCCGAACATATTGCAAAGCTATTTGATATTGACGGCAATCCAAAAATGCTGCGCCTTGAGCGTTTAAACTCGTATAATTACCAGGGCTTTAATTTTCAGTTGGCTGAATATGATCCGAAAAACCTGGAAAATAATGTTGCTGCTATCAAGGCTCGTTGTAGTTAA